One Fuerstiella marisgermanici DNA window includes the following coding sequences:
- a CDS encoding thymidine phosphorylase produces the protein MIAAQIIAAKRDGRSLTDDEIAFFVQGYADESIPDYQMSALAMAIFLNGMDERETASLTAQMLNSGTQLNWPDDGVLRVDKHSTGGVGDKVSLPLAPLLACCGFQVPMLSGRGLGPTGGTLDKLESIPGFRTDLSLSEITTLTQQVGCVITGASAELAPADRRLYALRDVTATVQSIPLITASIMSKKLAESLDALVLDVKFGSGAFMKTRERATMLAESLVATGERMGVKTTALLTDMNQPLGRMCGNAVEVLESIDVLKGEGPPDVRELTIELAAELLLTTQAKSTMQAARELATSALDSGAAFEKFEQMVAAQGGQPSAALKVADAAEVSAQQAGFVSAIDTEQLGMAVIAMGGGRQKVSDTIDHAVGLEMLVRIGDEVQPGQPLVRLFCPRPAAHADNIRKAISIGEEAYRPDLIAERITA, from the coding sequence GTGATTGCCGCTCAGATCATCGCCGCCAAACGCGACGGCCGTTCGTTGACCGACGACGAGATTGCCTTTTTTGTGCAAGGCTACGCCGACGAATCGATCCCTGACTATCAAATGTCGGCTCTGGCAATGGCCATCTTTCTCAACGGCATGGACGAACGCGAAACCGCATCGCTGACGGCGCAGATGCTCAATTCGGGAACGCAACTAAATTGGCCGGACGATGGCGTGCTTCGCGTCGACAAGCATTCGACGGGGGGCGTCGGCGACAAGGTCTCCCTTCCGCTGGCTCCGTTGCTGGCCTGCTGTGGATTCCAGGTACCCATGCTGTCCGGACGCGGACTTGGACCCACCGGCGGAACACTCGACAAACTGGAATCCATCCCCGGCTTTCGCACGGATTTGTCACTGTCGGAAATTACCACACTCACTCAGCAAGTCGGCTGCGTGATCACCGGAGCGTCCGCCGAACTGGCTCCAGCAGATCGTCGCCTTTACGCGCTTCGGGACGTTACCGCAACGGTGCAGTCCATTCCGTTGATCACCGCCAGTATTATGAGTAAGAAACTGGCGGAGTCGCTGGACGCCTTGGTGCTGGACGTGAAGTTCGGATCGGGGGCCTTTATGAAGACACGGGAACGAGCGACCATGTTGGCCGAATCGCTGGTGGCCACTGGTGAACGCATGGGCGTGAAGACGACCGCATTGCTGACGGACATGAACCAACCTCTGGGACGCATGTGCGGCAATGCCGTTGAGGTGCTCGAATCGATCGACGTACTGAAAGGTGAAGGACCTCCGGACGTGCGGGAGCTCACAATCGAGCTCGCTGCTGAGCTGCTGCTGACAACTCAGGCAAAATCCACAATGCAAGCCGCTCGGGAATTGGCGACTTCGGCTCTGGACAGCGGTGCCGCGTTCGAAAAATTCGAACAGATGGTGGCGGCTCAAGGTGGACAGCCGTCCGCCGCGCTAAAAGTAGCTGATGCGGCAGAAGTATCGGCGCAGCAAGCTGGCTTCGTGTCGGCGATCGATACGGAGCAACTGGGCATGGCCGTCATCGCGATGGGCGGCGGAAGGCAAAAGGTGTCGGACACGATCGATCATGCCGTCGGCCTGGAAATGCTGGTACGGATTGGGGACGAAGTACAGCCTGGGCAACCGTTGGTCCGTCTGTTTTGTCCCAGACCGGCCGCCCACGCCGACAACATTCGAAAAGCGATTTCAATTGGTGAGGAAGCCTATCGTCCCGATCTGATTGCCGAACGAATCACAGCTTAA
- a CDS encoding DUF1501 domain-containing protein produces the protein MPRNTDHHCRRYLSLNGTRRDMLTKCATGFGAVALAGLLNDAQAAPDRSTNPFAPKETHFDAKARSVIFLYMDGGVSQVDSFDPKPRLDEQDGKPFPVKTEPTQFNNIGNTLASPWKFQQYGESGIPVSDLFPHVAKHVDDLAVIRSMVSNFPEHTNANYFLHTGHGQQGRPSMGAWFGYGLGTECQDLPHYVILNGGLIPPGGLDNFGSGFLPASYQGSVFANSNPPVADIKRREASDALQRRKLDLIRTLDQKTLERYQHNDQIESAIANYELAARMQMAVPELTNLQNETQETQSAYGMHDEFKNTQTFGRQCLIARRLVERGVRFIQLTCPGGNGDRWDQHSNLKDGHTKNAKSVDQPIAALLADLKERGLLDSTLVVFTGEFGRTPFAQGKDGRDHNQYGFSLWLAGGGVKGGTVYGATDEFGYKAVENKVEIHDLHATMLHLCGVDHERQTYRFSGRDMRLTDVHGHVVKDVLA, from the coding sequence ATGCCACGAAACACCGATCATCATTGCCGCCGATACCTGTCGCTAAACGGAACTCGCCGCGACATGTTGACCAAATGTGCCACCGGTTTCGGTGCGGTCGCATTGGCCGGATTGCTAAACGATGCCCAGGCGGCGCCCGACCGTTCGACAAATCCCTTCGCGCCAAAGGAAACTCACTTCGACGCGAAGGCCCGCAGCGTGATTTTCCTGTACATGGACGGCGGCGTGTCGCAGGTGGATTCCTTCGACCCCAAACCGCGGTTGGATGAGCAGGACGGGAAGCCGTTTCCAGTTAAGACCGAACCGACTCAGTTCAACAATATTGGCAACACATTGGCCAGCCCGTGGAAGTTTCAGCAATATGGCGAAAGCGGAATCCCCGTCAGCGATCTGTTTCCACACGTGGCCAAACATGTGGATGACCTCGCCGTCATTCGTTCGATGGTGTCGAACTTTCCAGAACACACCAACGCTAACTACTTTCTGCATACCGGACACGGCCAGCAGGGACGGCCGAGCATGGGGGCATGGTTCGGTTACGGCCTCGGTACCGAATGCCAGGACCTGCCGCATTACGTGATTCTGAATGGTGGCCTGATTCCGCCGGGCGGCCTCGACAACTTCGGAAGCGGTTTTCTGCCTGCCAGTTATCAGGGATCTGTCTTTGCGAATTCGAACCCGCCAGTCGCAGACATCAAACGCCGCGAAGCCAGCGATGCACTGCAGCGACGTAAGCTGGACCTGATTCGCACGCTCGACCAGAAAACACTGGAACGCTACCAGCACAACGACCAAATTGAATCGGCCATCGCAAATTATGAGCTCGCCGCGCGCATGCAAATGGCCGTACCGGAACTCACAAATTTGCAGAACGAAACTCAGGAAACTCAATCCGCGTACGGCATGCACGACGAGTTCAAGAACACTCAGACATTTGGCCGACAGTGCCTGATTGCTCGCCGTCTGGTCGAACGGGGAGTGCGGTTTATTCAGTTGACGTGCCCTGGCGGCAACGGCGATCGGTGGGACCAGCACAGCAATCTGAAGGACGGCCATACAAAGAATGCAAAGAGTGTCGACCAGCCCATTGCCGCATTACTGGCTGATCTCAAAGAGCGCGGCCTGCTGGATTCGACGCTGGTCGTGTTCACCGGTGAGTTCGGTCGCACGCCGTTCGCTCAGGGCAAAGACGGACGCGACCACAATCAGTATGGTTTTTCACTGTGGCTGGCCGGCGGCGGAGTCAAAGGCGGCACTGTGTACGGTGCGACGGACGAGTTCGGTTACAAAGCGGTCGAGAACAAGGTCGAAATTCACGACCTGCACGCGACCATGTTGCACCTTTGCGGAGTGGACCACGAACGCCAAACATACCGGTTTAGCGGTCGCGACATGCGGCTGACCGACGTCCACGGACACGTAGTCAAAGACGTGTTGGCCTGA
- a CDS encoding acyl-CoA thioesterase, whose product MPVQDNLPPGVSEALREYRTITTIPVQWGDMDAFGHVNNVVYIRWLESARVDLLDSVTSEVTMATGGIGPILASVHCDYKRQLHFPDTVHIGSRTERIGRTSVDVEHAVFSQNQQAVVAFGKSVLVVFDYAANRPVRIPESLRAGFEDK is encoded by the coding sequence ATGCCTGTTCAGGACAACCTGCCGCCGGGCGTTTCTGAAGCGCTACGGGAATACCGGACGATCACAACGATTCCGGTGCAGTGGGGAGATATGGATGCGTTCGGCCACGTGAATAACGTTGTGTATATTCGCTGGCTGGAATCCGCGCGAGTTGACTTGCTGGATTCGGTGACGTCCGAGGTGACGATGGCGACCGGCGGCATCGGTCCTATTCTCGCATCAGTCCACTGCGACTATAAGCGGCAGCTCCACTTTCCGGACACCGTGCACATTGGTTCGCGTACGGAACGAATCGGTCGCACCAGCGTCGATGTTGAACATGCGGTGTTCAGTCAAAACCAACAGGCGGTGGTCGCATTTGGCAAATCAGTCCTGGTCGTGTTCGATTACGCGGCCAATCGCCCGGTACGAATTCCAGAATCATTAAGAGCTGGATTCGAAGACAAATAA
- the rpsB gene encoding 30S ribosomal protein S2 yields the protein MAEIVVKEILDAGVHYGHRASRWNPKMRPYIYGRRNQIHIIDIKETIRGLIRAKKYLMRVAAHGSLILFVGTKRQAAASLEELATECGMPFCTERWLGGTLTNFRTVRARLKRLEELEAMRESGEIDTYSKKMQSTLLREYRKIYRNLNGIRDMNRLPECLVVIDPNKEKNAVHEAHLLGIKVVALIDTDSDPDTVDLPIPGNDDSLRSIRLIAQHLCDAIKQGKSLRPNEPKKADPSDEPKPVPSIA from the coding sequence ATGGCTGAGATTGTCGTGAAAGAGATTCTGGACGCAGGTGTCCACTACGGTCACCGCGCGAGTCGCTGGAATCCGAAAATGAGACCGTACATTTACGGTCGACGTAATCAAATTCACATTATCGACATCAAGGAAACCATCCGCGGCCTCATCCGCGCGAAAAAGTACCTGATGCGCGTGGCGGCCCATGGTAGCCTGATTCTGTTTGTCGGCACCAAGCGACAGGCAGCGGCGTCACTGGAAGAATTGGCCACCGAATGCGGTATGCCATTCTGTACCGAACGCTGGCTGGGTGGAACGCTGACCAACTTCCGCACCGTTCGAGCTCGCCTGAAGCGACTGGAAGAGCTGGAAGCCATGCGTGAATCCGGCGAGATTGACACCTACAGCAAGAAAATGCAATCCACGCTTCTGCGTGAATATCGCAAGATCTATCGCAACCTGAACGGTATTCGCGACATGAATCGCCTGCCGGAATGCCTGGTCGTGATCGATCCGAATAAAGAAAAGAACGCCGTCCATGAAGCTCATCTGCTGGGCATCAAGGTTGTCGCTCTGATCGACACCGATTCCGATCCTGATACGGTTGACCTGCCGATTCCAGGTAACGATGACAGTCTCCGGTCGATTCGTCTGATTGCTCAACACCTGTGCGACGCGATCAAGCAGGGGAAATCTCTTCGTCCCAACGAACCGAAGAAGGCCGACCCCAGCGACGAACCGAAACCAGTTCCGTCAATTGCATAG
- the tsf gene encoding translation elongation factor Ts, whose product MADITAAAVKALRERTDLPMMECKKALVEADGDAEKAVGILKEQFKKIQDKRADNATEEGRIFIAIKDDGSEAAMVEIQCESAPVATGESLEVLGTAMVNQLLNGPGADSPEALMSQTPEGGSATLQSLYEDFVNKIREKTVVNRVTRVSGPVGGYVHHDYKTAVLFQATGDAKDSEVLRDVAMHIAALGPDHCTADGLDAADVKAERDRLTAEAKASGKPDNIIDKIVDGQMNKFYMEKGVLIYQPFAKDDKKTVEKALSEAGLEATGFIRWQVGL is encoded by the coding sequence ATGGCAGACATTACTGCGGCCGCCGTGAAGGCACTTCGAGAACGAACAGACCTGCCGATGATGGAGTGCAAAAAGGCACTTGTTGAAGCAGATGGCGACGCCGAAAAGGCCGTCGGAATCCTGAAGGAACAGTTCAAAAAGATTCAGGACAAGCGAGCCGACAATGCGACCGAAGAAGGCCGCATTTTCATCGCAATCAAAGACGACGGCTCTGAAGCGGCCATGGTCGAAATTCAATGCGAATCCGCTCCAGTCGCAACCGGCGAATCACTGGAAGTGCTCGGCACGGCTATGGTTAACCAATTGTTGAACGGCCCAGGCGCCGATTCACCAGAAGCTCTGATGTCGCAAACGCCTGAAGGCGGTTCCGCAACGCTGCAGTCGCTTTACGAAGATTTCGTCAACAAGATCCGCGAAAAGACAGTTGTGAATCGTGTCACACGCGTCAGTGGTCCAGTTGGTGGCTACGTCCACCACGATTACAAGACGGCCGTTCTGTTTCAGGCGACCGGCGACGCAAAGGATTCTGAAGTCCTTCGTGACGTTGCTATGCACATCGCGGCTTTGGGCCCCGACCACTGTACAGCAGACGGATTGGATGCGGCTGATGTGAAGGCTGAACGAGATCGTCTGACGGCCGAAGCCAAAGCGAGTGGCAAGCCGGACAACATCATTGACAAAATCGTCGACGGCCAGATGAACAAGTTCTACATGGAAAAGGGCGTGCTCATCTATCAGCCATTCGCGAAAGACGACAAGAAGACCGTTGAGAAAGCTCTGTCTGAAGCTGGGTTGGAAGCGACTGGCTTCATCCGTTGGCAAGTCGGTCTTTAA
- a CDS encoding HAMP domain-containing histidine kinase, translating into MINYRSLKKLLGETSLERKCRRLFGVALMTMLTTSFWIYASLTRQLVEQAHIVRAEALVPEMLWRQHMKSYVSIKQSVPTTTDVANTTAPAESPAAIDDSGKSGDDRSDASAEEASGDGDPPPQPGKRPNAPTPEIGVTMSGWPQLMNKIEAIDEFKLAGSWNLTSLSETPDSEEAHEAMQEFRNGGAKRHYFFDNPDTGRQLRFFAAVRASANCVYCHSQFADDVASADATRQAGGEALNPLMAMASVTIPVGNMESELSRNRAILLAFAIVTTFLAMLVAYVIVRYIIVKPVQHLKEVSDEIARGNLNLRAEINTGDEFEELSQAFNRMLRHMTTVNEEQRVLNNNLDGKVDQLAQANMELFRSNAMKDEFLATMSHELRTPLNSILGFSDVLANAVNLDDRQKRYVDNIRTSGRNLMVQINDLLDLAKIESGQMKLQPGPVNLKELIDSQCSQIMPLADQKNIELRIRHLTQPVPELHQDGSKLRQILTNLLSNAIKFTPEGGRVRVTSERTEDEMIEICVEDTGIGIPMHEQSEIFEKFRQGATGSGQRDHVKREFGGTGLGLSIVRELSRLLGGDVNLESEFGKGSMFAVRIPQEAPEARQTTQTSLDSPSESGRSSITSVDLLNPKPKGDESEDSEE; encoded by the coding sequence GTGATCAACTACCGCAGTCTCAAGAAGCTGCTGGGTGAAACCAGCCTCGAACGGAAGTGTCGTCGTCTGTTTGGGGTGGCGTTGATGACCATGCTGACAACAAGCTTCTGGATCTACGCGAGCCTCACTCGCCAACTGGTCGAACAGGCTCACATTGTTCGAGCCGAAGCTTTGGTGCCCGAAATGCTGTGGCGCCAGCACATGAAAAGCTACGTCTCGATCAAACAGTCGGTGCCGACCACGACTGATGTCGCGAATACCACCGCGCCAGCGGAGTCGCCTGCAGCCATCGACGATTCAGGGAAATCGGGCGACGACCGGTCTGATGCGTCGGCTGAAGAAGCCTCCGGTGACGGAGATCCGCCTCCGCAGCCAGGCAAGCGTCCCAACGCGCCGACGCCGGAAATCGGAGTCACGATGTCCGGCTGGCCGCAGTTGATGAATAAGATCGAAGCCATCGACGAATTCAAGCTGGCGGGAAGCTGGAATCTCACCAGCTTGAGCGAAACTCCGGATAGCGAAGAGGCTCATGAGGCCATGCAGGAATTTCGCAATGGGGGCGCCAAGCGGCACTACTTTTTCGACAATCCGGACACCGGCCGGCAGTTGCGATTTTTTGCGGCTGTTCGAGCGAGCGCAAATTGCGTGTATTGCCATTCGCAATTCGCTGACGATGTTGCGTCGGCTGACGCGACTCGGCAGGCAGGTGGCGAAGCACTCAACCCGTTGATGGCGATGGCGTCCGTCACGATTCCCGTCGGCAATATGGAAAGCGAACTCAGCCGTAACCGCGCGATTCTGCTCGCGTTTGCCATCGTGACGACGTTTCTGGCGATGCTGGTGGCTTACGTAATCGTCCGTTACATCATCGTAAAGCCGGTGCAGCACCTAAAAGAAGTGAGCGACGAGATCGCTCGCGGAAACCTGAATCTGCGCGCTGAGATCAATACTGGGGACGAGTTTGAAGAGTTGAGCCAGGCGTTCAATCGCATGCTGCGTCACATGACGACGGTCAACGAAGAACAGCGCGTGTTGAACAATAATCTGGACGGAAAAGTCGACCAGCTGGCTCAGGCGAATATGGAACTGTTTCGCAGCAACGCGATGAAGGACGAATTTCTGGCGACAATGAGTCACGAATTGCGGACGCCGCTAAACAGTATTCTTGGCTTCAGCGACGTGCTTGCGAACGCCGTCAATCTGGACGATCGGCAAAAACGCTACGTCGACAACATTCGCACGTCTGGCCGCAATCTGATGGTGCAGATCAATGACCTGCTGGATCTTGCGAAGATCGAAAGCGGGCAGATGAAGCTGCAGCCCGGGCCGGTCAATCTGAAAGAACTGATCGACAGTCAATGCAGCCAGATAATGCCGTTGGCTGACCAGAAAAATATTGAGCTGCGGATTCGCCATCTGACTCAGCCCGTCCCTGAACTTCATCAGGACGGCAGCAAACTGCGGCAGATTTTGACCAATCTGCTGTCCAACGCGATCAAATTCACTCCGGAAGGCGGTCGTGTGCGAGTCACCTCGGAGCGGACGGAAGACGAAATGATCGAGATCTGCGTTGAAGATACGGGTATCGGAATTCCGATGCACGAACAGAGCGAGATCTTCGAAAAGTTCCGTCAAGGCGCGACTGGCTCCGGCCAGCGAGATCACGTGAAGCGAGAATTTGGTGGGACGGGCCTGGGACTGTCAATTGTACGAGAGCTTTCGCGGCTGCTGGGTGGCGACGTGAATCTGGAGAGTGAGTTCGGCAAGGGCAGTATGTTTGCGGTGCGAATTCCGCAGGAGGCACCGGAGGCCCGGCAGACGACTCAAACATCACTGGATTCGCCATCCGAAAGCGGCCGCAGCAGCATTACGTCAGTAGATTTGTTGAATCCCAAGCCCAAAGGGGACGAATCGGAGGATTCTGAAGAGTAA